The following coding sequences lie in one Mycobacteriales bacterium genomic window:
- a CDS encoding aminoglycoside phosphotransferase family protein: protein MSPRLHADEVDIDTDRVRALVAGQLPEYAGWSLRRVASGGTENAVFRLGDDLAVRMPLTPGAVGSLVKEVRWLPVIAPHVSLAVPEVVVTGEPGEDYPFPWAVVRWLTGEDALTARLDSMTQTALTLGQFVAEMQSIDMTGAPPPGSEGFGRGLPLAGRDEVFRAALAQCEGIIDVERVAKVWDDALAVPDWAGPPVWLHADLIPGNLLVRDGRLAGVLDFGTMSTGDPAYDVTPAWYLLDRASRPAFCEIVGADDAMQRRARGLVVSGSVIALPYYLHTNPSMVATARLGITAVLGDAL, encoded by the coding sequence GCATGTCGCCCCGCCTGCACGCCGACGAAGTCGACATCGACACCGATCGGGTGCGTGCGCTGGTCGCCGGGCAGCTGCCGGAGTACGCCGGGTGGTCGCTGCGCAGGGTGGCGTCGGGGGGTACGGAGAACGCCGTGTTCCGCCTGGGCGACGACCTCGCGGTCCGGATGCCGTTGACCCCCGGCGCGGTCGGAAGTCTCGTCAAGGAGGTGCGCTGGCTGCCCGTCATCGCTCCCCATGTATCGCTGGCTGTGCCGGAGGTCGTGGTGACGGGGGAGCCGGGCGAGGACTATCCGTTCCCGTGGGCGGTCGTGCGGTGGCTCACCGGCGAGGACGCGCTCACCGCTCGGCTCGACTCGATGACGCAGACGGCGCTGACACTCGGGCAGTTCGTCGCCGAGATGCAGAGCATCGACATGACGGGTGCGCCACCGCCCGGGTCCGAAGGGTTCGGCCGCGGGTTGCCGCTCGCCGGGCGCGACGAGGTGTTCCGCGCGGCCCTCGCGCAGTGCGAGGGAATCATCGATGTGGAGCGGGTGGCGAAGGTCTGGGACGACGCGTTGGCCGTCCCGGACTGGGCGGGTCCGCCCGTCTGGTTGCACGCCGACCTGATCCCGGGCAACCTCCTCGTGCGGGACGGTCGCCTCGCCGGCGTACTCGACTTCGGGACCATGTCGACCGGCGATCCGGCGTACGACGTCACCCCGGCCTGGTACCTGCTCGACCGTGCCAGCCGGCCGGCGTTCTGCGAGATCGTCGGGGCGGACGACGCGATGCAGCGTCGCGCACGAGGCCTCGTCGTGTCCGGCAGCGTGATCGCCCTGCCGTACTACCTGCACACCAATCCGTCGATGGTGGCAACCGCGCGGCTCGGAATCACCGCCGTACTCGGCGACGCACTCTGA